From a region of the Primulina eburnea isolate SZY01 chromosome 7, ASM2296580v1, whole genome shotgun sequence genome:
- the LOC140835898 gene encoding uncharacterized protein: MKITQSLTFVSYPQANGQTEVVNRIIVQALKTRLQGKGKYYVEELSSVLWAYRTTPRAPTQEKPFNLVYGSEAVLPVEIGQTSAGVESYPDNNDQSRAIEFDLVEEKREQTLI, translated from the coding sequence ATGAAGATCACTCAGTCTTTAACTTTTGTTTCATATCCTCAAGCTAATGGCCAAACAGAAGTTGTGAACAGAATCATTGTGCAAGCCTTGAAAACCAGATTACAGGGCAAAGGAAAATACTATGTGGAAGAATTATCCAGTGTCCTTTGGGCATACAGAACTACTCCTCGGGCACCTACTCAAGAAAAACCTTTTAATTTAGTATATGGCTCTGAAGCAGTTCTTCCAGTTGAAATCGGACAGACTTCCGCCGGGGTAGAATCTTACCCCGATAATAATGACCAAAGCCGGGcaatagaatttgatttagttgAAGAGAAGAGAGAGCAGACCCTAATTTGA
- the LOC140835900 gene encoding uncharacterized protein: MISGVSTDGDSNRARKSRSIRDCLEVEEMRRSEVVISFGPEELKDINLPHNDALVIQAWVANYDILRVFVNSGSAVNIIIKDALVQMDLQGFQLKTVDTALFGFAGHMVYPEGEIVLPLTLGSRDLKKTVILLSLWWIPIII; this comes from the coding sequence ATGATATCGGGAGTCTCCACTGATGGAGATTCCAACCGGGCCAGGAAATCAAGAAGTATACGAGATTGTTTGGAAGTGGAAGAGATGAGGAGGAGTGAGGTGGTGATCAGCTTTGGTCCTGAAGAATTAAAGGATATAAATCTACCCCACAATGATGCCTTGGTTATCCAAGCCTGGGTGGCAAATTATGATATTCTGAGAGTCTTCGTGAACTCGGGCAGTGCTGTGAATATTATCATTAAGGATGCCCTGGTGCAGATGGATTTGCAAGGATTTCAGCTGAAGACCGTGGATACGGCACTTTTTGGCTTTGCTGGCCATATGGTGTATCCGGAAGGGGAGATTGTCCTGCCATTGACTTTGGGCTCCCGGGATCTTAAGAAGACAGTGATTCTACTTTCACTGTGGTGGATTCCCATCATCATATAA